GAGCGGGTCGCACCTGCGGGCGAGCCCACCCGCCGTCCGCGGATCAAGCAGCGGACCCTGCAGAGATGAGGCGGCGGCGATGAAATCACGCCAGGGCTCGACGATCTCGCGTGCCGCCACCGGTGATTCGCGCGCCGCGAAATTCACGCTCCGCAGCTCCGCGTTTGCCGACGGAGCCGAGATCCCGGTGGTGTTCACCGCCGATGGGGCCGATCGCTCCCCTCCGCTGGCTTGGGAGTCGGCCCCGGAGGCCACGCGCGAGTTCGCACTGATCGTGAACGACCCCGACGCCCCGTCCGGCAATTGGATTCACTGGGTGTTGTACCGCGTGCCGGGCGAGCAGCGCGATCTCCCGCAGGGCGTTCCCGGCCACGAGGTCGTCGACGGCATCGGCACCCAGGGGCTGAACGACTTCGGAAGCGTCGGTTGGGGTGGCCCCAGCCCGCCCGGCGGGCGCAGCCATCGCTATCGCTTCCGCCTGCTCGCGCTCGATGCACCGCTCGCTCTCAGGCCGAGGCTGAGCGCCGCCGAGCTGCTCGAGGCGATTCGAGGGCATGTTCTGGCCGAGACGATTCTGACGGGAAATTATCAGCGCGT
This genomic stretch from Candidatus Sulfotelmatobacter sp. harbors:
- a CDS encoding YbhB/YbcL family Raf kinase inhibitor-like protein — its product is MKSRQGSTISRAATGDSRAAKFTLRSSAFADGAEIPVVFTADGADRSPPLAWESAPEATREFALIVNDPDAPSGNWIHWVLYRVPGEQRDLPQGVPGHEVVDGIGTQGLNDFGSVGWGGPSPPGGRSHRYRFRLLALDAPLALRPRLSAAELLEAIRGHVLAETILTGNYQRVSGR